In Gossypium hirsutum isolate 1008001.06 chromosome D01, Gossypium_hirsutum_v2.1, whole genome shotgun sequence, the genomic window TTGTGTATCTAGTTTTACACAAAACATTAAAGCCACCTTTGGTACCCTTGACGTGACAGAGAAGTGTTCTGTaacactaaaatttcaaaatgatgGATGTAAGATAGATGTTACTGCATTAAGgtgtataattattaaaaattgtgataTCTATTCCTCCTCTTACATTATATTTCTTATGGCttaaaatataaatgttatttGTTAATATATCATCTTATgtttaagataattaattttaaaaaatatttttcttggatttgaataaaaattttaaaataatatatatcaatttgatcaaattaaacaaaattagtGTCGAATTATACAAAAGAAATTCAGATAAATATTGAATATGTTAAATATTCACTGAAAAATCAATGGTGCAGAATAAATCACTTTATCACACCACTAAGCTAACCAAACATGGCATACAAGATGTATACTAATTTGCAACAATCCAACCCAAAAAACCCTAATCTTTAAACCCAAATTCTCAtatgttgaaaaaaaattaaaacaagaattCATCTAATTCAAACTTAAAATCAACTCATTCAATTACCGTTTTTACATTGCATTACGGGCTGCGGATAGTTCTAGTCCCGTGACATTTATAGGTCGTTATATTGAAAAAAATCCACCCAACATTTATCATTAACCAATCCAACACCAATAATCCAAAAATGTTCCGCTACACATACTGCAACTAACACCTAATAATAGTTAACTGATTTAAAACCTAGGGGGAAAAAAGCCTCCTCCAACTCAAATTGAAGTGGGCGAGGCTAGTCAGGTTTGGTCATCAAGTTGAGGAGGCGATGATCCAAATTCAAGGTTTGGGAAGACACTAGGCGGCCTTGGCCGAGGTTGGATCGTTAGCAACTGGCTTGAGTCGCCCACCACATCTGCCCATCCATAATGAGGTTCCGCCCTTCAACAATTTCTCAATACTAGTCAATTTTCTCTTCAAATACATAAGTATATACATAGAAATGCAGATAAGAATTTGCTTCTTCTTACTCATAATACGTCTCCTCATGAACAATTAAATCCCAGCTTTCACCAGTTGTGCTCTTCCCATATTTGTGAACTTTCCTGTTTACCAACCAAAGAGAATTTTAGTCTCTCCTGTGTAAAATTGAATCAAAGAGAAAtacaaatgaaaatgataaacaaataaataaacacgGTCCAGTTATGATTCAGAATGCAATTTAGCACAAGGAAATGTgctataaaaacatggaaattcTAAAGCTAACAATGAAAGTCGTTCCATACCCATTTCCGAAATGCTCCTCACCCCATGTTCTTGACCAACCTATTAGACCAGAATACCTTAGTTACAAAAGTTACAATAAATGAATCAATTCAATGAGCAAGTAAGGCATACATGAAATACCATGACGATTGAGCTTTATAGTGTGTAATCTCAGGCATAAAATCCCTTAGGCCATTTCTATACCAAGATTAACAAAAGTTTGTAAACGATTTCATTTTTAGTGACCCATTAAAGCATAGCTTGTACTAAGTAGATGtgataagatcataagaactatATATCATACAGATCATTATCAATGCCATGAAAGGGAACAACATTGAACCAATAGGCCTTTACTTCCCATTGAAGACAAAAGAACACACTTGTTCAATGCCTGTACATAAATTTCAGGTCTCCTCATCCGTGGATGAATAAAAAGTTGCATTGAAAAACTAAAATAGTCTTCCCAGAAAATCTTGTCACAACTCAAAACAGTTAAACAATCCAGTTCGGTTGTGCATTTCACTTTGACCATTAAGATTTAAGTCAGGTGCCTGGAGAGATGCTCAAGAGAATGTTTATTTTCGTTGCGCAAACTGAAACAGGTTTTGGCCTACGGCTATGGTGGTCATCCTAAGTGCACACTTCAGAGAAATACCAAAAGTAGTTTTTGCTTAAGGAGCATgagcaaataataataataatcaatggCTACTCATCCAACCTATGAGATGCTATGCAAAAcccaaatttgaaataaaaactatCACATTATGCATCAGAAGtagaaaaaatcaaatgaatataCATACGGTCGCCACTTGCAGATACATGCCATGTCTCCCCTTGACGTGAACCAACACCAGCAAAGAATTTCTCTTCCCACTTATCTCCCCATCTTGTTCCCACTTCAGTCTTAGCCCATTTATCTGTcctgaaaattatcaaaatagaaGATTTAATGCAACCACAGGAAAGTGCTTGGGATAGGAAGGTGATGCCAAGTAGGAAAGCACAAGAGAAGAAAAGTGTATAATCTCAATATCAGAAAAAGTTTTCCTATGAAGATAAAAGGAAAGGTCGTTGAAATTTCCATCAATGTAAGAACAATCTTCCCAGAAAAAAACATGGCATGTATCGTGGTTTCTCTCGAATGACCATTGGTGCAAAAAGATCATGAATCTGAACTACTAAATTAATTCAAATCTAGTAGTCAACTAGCACACTGAGTGGTTTTGCATAAAAAGCTTAATTGAAAATTACCATTTGAGAACAGATCCTCTTCCATCATAATGCTCTCCCCATTTCTCCCACCATGACTGTTCATTCAACCTACCATACTTATGTGCCCCTTTCTCTGTCCACCCTTTAGCATCATACTTCTCCCACCtaccaaaataagtttatcaTCAATAGGAAgtattaatagtaaaaatatatagcAAAAATCGAATCTAATATCATAAATTCCATACATTGATttataacttaccatttctcatGCCAACCCGCATTTTCACTACCTGATTTAGCTTGCTTCTGAGCACTCTTCTCTATGTGTGCTAAATTGCTGCATTTTTAAAGATGTAGTAATGATTGCACTGATGAAAAATTGCATGCATAGTAAACTGGAAAGATCATATTTGCCTCTATGTGACAATTGACAAAATTGAAGTATTCACTGATCAGGTGAATGATGTGGAAATAAAGACCTCCATTGATCTTGATGAAGCAATTCTTGCCAAGTTTCCCACCATGAATCTCCTTCAGCATTTCTTCCTGACTTCTCAACACCTATGAAATATAAACTCTGGTAAAAGTAACTCAAATACATGCTCAGATGATTTTAGAGTCATTTCGGCAAGAATAAAGCATGAGAAATTAATTAACACAATTAGGTGATACAATAAAGCAATGTAGTGGTGATAGAATAAAGCAATGAAAAATGCAAGTACCTAATTCTTTGTATCCACTCCAGTCACTTGTCTCCCACCACTGTCAAGGAGATCAATAAATCCAGTTAAATACATCTGGCAAGGATAATACTTACTGGGGTTATAATACATGTTAAGTaacagaatttttaaaaattatgtattttggCAGTAGTTTTGAAATTCTATAGTCAAATTTTTTAAGAATCATCCTTTCTTCCTCAATTTAACTAACAGTTAACGTCAATGTCCCCCTCTGGGTGCTTTCATCTCTCGAAATACAGCTCAAATCATTCTCGAGTttatataatcttaaaaaaaGATGATTCATTATACAAATACCTTAGCTCCCCACTCCCAGAATAGAAAAAATACACACTTGGCTGATTAATTTTTCTTTGTTGCAAAGctctaaagaaaaaaatattctaACTAATTTGAATTATTTCATTCACATTATATTAACAGACATACTTCAAATCGTTCCACCCAATATATCAACCATTTAATACAGAAACAAATGTTAGGCACCAATAAGGCAATAACAATATGCAAAGCAGGCTGGCCGAGTAGAAAAATTCATGTTCAACATGAATAATTTTGAGTGCGCATATTGACCATTTAATACAGAAATAGATGTTCAAGAAAAGATCAATATAGAAATAGATGTTAGGCATTGGTAACAATATGCAAAGCAAGTTGGCTGAGTAGCAAATTGAACATGAATAAATTGGTGTTCTTTAGAAATCTTAGCAAATGATGGCCTGTCAGAAATCTCTTCCAAGTTTGGAAAAATACAGAAATAAGTTTCTCACAAGAATGAGTTCTCTTCAAACAACCATGGTGGCAAACATGATACCTAATTGTTTTAATATACAGTCATAAGTTCATATATTGCGTTAGTTGAAAGAACATTATGAATATCCGCTCAATTGCAACTAGAAGATCAACAAAATTCATACATCAAAATATCATGAAACAAAAATGATATTATACCGTTTCCATCCATTCAGAGGATCCATCATGGGATTTACCACCCATCATTGTCCATCGACGCAAGTATCCATTTTCACCAAGGTCCTCTCCACTTTGTCGATACCAGGTACTGCCATCTTCATTTGTGCCAGACTCATTAACATTCTCATTTAACAAGCTAATTCCCCAGTCCTCCTCATTTGCAATACCCGTGTCTACCATGAAGAAACAAGCAAACAATCGTATCCTTTATTAGCCATGGTAATCTAAATGCCATCAGAAACCTAAAATACAAGAACATGGAGAATTCCAGAATAAGATTCAACAGATGAATGAGCATTCTGTGTTACCTCTTGTCGGTAGAGTATCACGAGACTGAGGACCAGAATTTCGAGGCGTACACTGAGGGTAGAACTTTTGTTGTTTGGAAGAAAATCGAGATCTGTGACAAGCGTAACATGATATCAACATTGCATTACAAGCTTTGGTAGCGAACAGAACATTTTAAGTTTTTGCATACAAATCGATAAAAAGGAACAAACAAATTAACTTCCACAAAATAAAATGCGTAACTAGCAAGTCACTTATCCTTTGTTTAGattctttttttaaagaaaaggaagataCATTcttaagattgaaaggaaaaagTATAGAATGCTAAAAGCAGTGACGTACTGAGCCGAAGCAAACGACATTGCAGGAGAGGCCAGAACTCGGACCCTGTGAAGGCTATTCTTGGAGTCCAACCGCCAATTCTCCCCCTTCTTCTCATTACTATTAGCTGAACCGTTGCCTCTCCGGATTGGGACGACGGGTTCGGGGTAGCAGCAACTGATTCGACTCAACATAGTGAGCCGAAAGCACATTCTCTGTTTTTTACGCGGCGCCAATCCTTGGGAAAGGTATAGCTTGGAGAGGTTGAACTCAAACAGAGTTGCGAATCCTCTGTCAGTCGTCGACATAGATTAAGAAAATGCCATGGACGAGTTGAGAGAAAAGAAAGCCTAAATATATAAAGtgttaaatttcaaaacaaaatgaaGAGAAATTTGTTAAATGAGGGAAGTAGATTTGGAGGAAGAGGAGGAGAGTTTCGAAATATGAGGAAAGTGGGGGTTGAAAAACATGACAAATGTGAGAGAAAATTTCGGTCGAATCTTTGCGTTTGGTATGATGCATTTGACGGACAGAGGACTTGTAAACAACACTGCAATCAACTTTAAAATAGGCGCTAACGAATatgtgtgtgtgagagagagagagagttggAGATGAGATCGGTGGCTGAGGCAGCTCTTCGCTTCAGCCCCTCGCGCTAGGGCTATGGCTGGCTTTGGCTTTGGCTTTGGCTTTGGCTTTGGCTTTGGCTTTGGCAAAATCGGAATCCCAATCCGGCGATTTAATCATACACGTAAGCACTCCCGGGTCCCCTTTTGCCTCTGTTGATTCGCCACGTGTTTTCACATCAGTCCtcacaattttcttttcttttctaattttctagaaacacatttatttgcaggaaatataaattattaaaatatgttataagtctttatactttttataattttataattttattttatttttaggaatttaatccctttacagttttattttttagattttaaaatttaagtctaattattaacattagtaaaattagggtaaattatatcAACAGTCACTCTAATTTttattcagtcactcaactttcagaaaataataaatcaatcaCTAATGTTATCAAAAAGTGAAAAATCAATCACCCATTAACATTTTCCATTACTGGGCTAACGGGACAAGTGATGTGGCCAATTAACTTCCACATTGGACGAGACAAGGTTGagtgattgttttttttttcgaccttccttttcaattttttaataaatggctcaatacttttaatttttgagtAAATGGCGCAATATTTTTATACTTCTTCTCCATCCCAATAATCTTTGTTTTCACAGATGGTGATCTGCTTCAATCTACCATCAATCTCTTTTGTCTCATTCTCTACCTTCCAATCTCTTCCCATCCAAATTCTGTCATGCCAAAATCCAAACCACAACTTCTAATCTATGCCCTCGTGGCCGCCATTGTTGTGCTGCCAAAACCAGAAACAAATATTGCAATGAGCTACCCTTTTCGATTATCAACCCAACCTCCCAACTATAGCAACTATCGGTTCAAACTCAATTGTCACAGCAACAATCGCATCATTTTATCCCTAAACCATGGTAGATTCTACGTCCAAAGCATCTGGAATGAATACTCTACGATCTGAGCTATTGATGTGGCTAGttaacaaaagaagaagaagaagaagaagaagaagaagaagaagaagaggaaatggAGATGACTTGAGATGAGATGGTGCATTTGGTTGGATATGGCGAAAAAAAGCTCTCGACTATTCTcgtcaccaaaattattctttgTGAAGCTTGCCCTACAGCTGTCGTCGCGATCTACAACCTCATGATGTTGTTGAATCACTCTagaatttttctcttcttcttcttcttattcttcttcttacACAGTGGGATGATAGGTCATCTTTCTGTTATGTCTGTAACGGAAAATGGTTAGTAggactgatttgttatttttcaaaagttgagtgactaaattaaaatcagagtgactgttttgtcagttgcatcaaagttgagtgaccgttggtataatttacccttaaaattattatattaaatttaggtttttaCTTAGTTATATTGCtaccaaatgaatttttttttatttcaaaatgtcacaccaacaactttaataaaaaaaataaaagtgttaACAATTGtatctgaattttgaaatttaaaaagcaaatggaattaaatttatgaaaataaaagtttaaagactaaattctaaatttgtgaaaattacataaaccaataacatattttaaccaatatAAAACACTAACAGCCTTTCATGATAAGTAAGATAATTTGagtgttaaataataattagtaaAGTATGTATTTTCTTTATCAAGGTTTATCTTtgattttgttattaaattaaatagcTTGTGTTATGGTTATTAAACATAacattgttaatatatatattgttaaatgGTGATAAATAGTCATAAAAACACTTATTTCAGCTTTAATATATGAGAAATAAGAATCGGGATTTTCATTTAATTGGGTAAAGggatggaagaaagaaaacagtaATTACTACGATGACACTTAATACATCGATATTTTACTCATATAATCATCGAaatcatttcatttctttttttttaggtaAATTCATTAATTCGTCTAATGAATGGAACCATacaatttagagaaaaaaatagtaattattcGTTGTAGATGGTGAAGGACAAGTTCCATTAACACAACAAAGACTTTAGCCtcagcatcaatagaacattatgacacgttAACAATTGGCTTTGTCATaactcaagcacgacatatctggaatgattgcaagcacttaatatgATAAGGAAATCATCACTGGATGGTCCAAAGCAGCTTGCAAAAATTGACAAAGTAATCGAGCATTCACCAAAGTAGAGAGGACgacaacaaaatcatccctaaaaccacttgtaaaactaagattacaagcataagcaagactaaaaagCATGCTACAAGAGTAAACAAAAATTTCTAAAACTAAAGACTTATTAAACAACGGAAaagcaaacaaaaaaatataaaacttaagacaacacggGTCCAAATCGACACGTGAAATCATTTGTTATTCTAAAATATCTCAAAACATAAACAGATTAAGAAGTTGATAAAGAGCCACCCAATTTCCAAGAAAAATTACAGGTGATCGGTGGAGTTTAGCGAATGACAAGCATTGTCATTTGTCCAGCACAACTTGTGAAGCCAACAAATATACCCACAAAATAGATCTGCAAATTGAAAAGAGATAAAACATGTATagtgaataagaagaaaaaataaaggaaGGGTTGATGGGAGAGGAAAAAGGCAGGGATAGCCAGCCTAGAAGCTGGCATTGCCTatgagcaaaataaaaaataagagacAAACAAATCATTTAATTTCTTATATGCCCACAATGAGAAACTACTATATTTTGGATTTTTTGATAAGATTAAAATTTTTTGTCCATTCTGATCGAGGGTAAATCTAGGTGAGGTTAATAGTGACTTCAATGCCCTTAAagctcttttataatttataaaatttttaattaataatgataaaattgtaagttaactttcaaaaataatactttaaattttataaaaatataggttattaaaatagtgaaactacattttaaatattatataaatatacaacttaatttcaattcctttaaaaaaaaattctagcaGCACCCGTAATTGTGATCAACAAGCTTGTATTGATgagttataatatataaaattacttatttattttttttaagttgtgacgaagaaacttgaaattaaatttgaaatttaaaatctcAAAGTGATTGATATCCAAAGATAATTGAAGAGAAAACTTTAGAAAGATGGAAAGAAGATTCTCAAGTCTTGAGAATAAAATAGGGcttttttaaaaacttatattatttctaaaattgaaTTTAAGTAATGATAAGAAtatattttttcctatttttaacTTCTAttgttttaaatcatttaattaattgaatgctataaaaaatattaaaaagttactacaaaaaaaattttaaaatatatgtttaaaatctacATTATGCTAGAAATTATACTGTGCCAAAAGGAAAACTGTTTTTTTGCAAGATTATACAAGTTGTGAAAACAAACCTTATGAACCAAGCACTTTGCAAGTCAACTTCAACTGCAACAAATTTTATTAGAGGGGAGGTATGGATGATCAAGCTGTCCGATTGATTATTAATCgaatcaaattattattaattaaattatttgaaatgtaaAAAAGTGTAACTGTTAATTAAATCgatttttttcaaatacattaattgaatcaaaatttatatgtttttgtcttttaattaaaataagtataaaacatataaaaaaatacattgttaatgttcaatttattttttttaatagttcaaaaaatattatatataatatatattatttaatccGGTTAATTATccgatttcgaaccgaattaaccaataACAGAAATTCCAAAAAATCATTAATTGACCTCTGACCGAACTAAACTCAACTTCCGGCCAATTAACCGAATTAGATTGATTTGatcgattaatttaattttaaccaaaCTCTGAACACCCCTAGGTAGAGATGCTCATGGGTCAGGTCAGGCCGGGTATAAAgtataatattaacatatttaatgtTTGCTCAAGTTCAGTCCGGAATATAgacctaaaattttatctatttattaattttatataatttttatttattgaaaattttatatagtcatcttaaatcattttaatatttacaatagagtagtattatatttgtaacacccctatacctgGTCCGACTCAAGaaacctgatataggaatattacatttggtgccaaagtaattttggctaatcactaatatattttaacattaaaaaaataaaattttcataacttatattttagtccctactacTTGGAACACACTTGATCTTCCTAAGTACATGTCATTCTATTCCAAATTATTAAACATACCCTCTTGGCActtggagatgtgatgagatggatgTCCACGATCTCAACTACGACTCTTCAAAATCACTTTACCTACGCGTTGAAAATAAATGCGTTAAGTCGGTGAAGACTTAGTAACTGCCCATGATATTTAAATTCTATTAAATTTCTTAATTTCCAATATCTCgtttctttgtttatttatcatattcatttgtaactttttacttttttcacaatttagtccttaagtccTCAAATCAACTTATAAAAATTACTACTCTTTTTATACAtgtatcatatttcaccatttagtgTAAGTTTTCATGATTTTCTCACTATttctttcacaatttatttttaattcaataattcaaacataaatcaGAGATAAACCTTTACCTTGTAATGAAaattgtttacctttttagtagATGCCCAGTAGACTAAACAGAACACTTAGAATATACGGAACTAATACAGAGGtacattattatgcactattaaacagagagcactaaagtgctatatAGAAAGCACAAATATGCTAAACGGAGAGcactaatgtgctaataatcgGAGAGCGCGCTAGGGTCCCTTAATGGCATGCCgctaatatcctagtagttctaatctcgtctacttgggcaaattatatcattcacacatatcacttttacacttttcgcaTAATGCTTTTACATACTTTACAATCTAATCCTTGTACCAATAATCCGTATACTTATATCTTCACTatctttaatacatgtaatatatttctaaattcattattcatccataattcactaataatccttatcatgtatttcacatatcacttttatatattttgtaatttagtcattagCATAATATTTTGTATagtaatatattttacttttaataacacatataacataaTTCAATACTTATTAATAATCCAAAATTCACTACAACATTATTTTTTCTCATTCTAAGTGTTATGCACTTCACTTTTCTATTTCTAATATGAATTTTCCCAAATTTAcgatttaacccttaatttccacaaCTTAGGAAATAATTGTAGTTTGGATTACAAAATTcacatattcttttatttttcactatgtgctttattatcaatatttccttGTAAACCTTTATAACTTTCCAATTTAATcacttttttttgtaaaagttctCTATTCATTATTACACAATTTATCTTTGACATCTCACCTAATTCACATAATTaattccactatctcattttccacatcatatttctatgtatttcacttgTATTATCATGTATTTCTCAagtctttcaatttaatccttatttccataaaatttcacattttcccATAATTTCACTTATCTAAGACTTTGTATATTTTTGCTAACACATAACCCAActattatacttttattataatttcctcCTTTACTTAAGAAATTATTTCacactatatatattttacttaattaccacttactttacaaaaattacattttagtccttaaataaCAAGAAAGTTCATGGGTACTTACCTCTTTTCTATCAAAATCTCttgttttttctcttctcctaccACTTGATTCATTTACTCAACTTCTCTTTTCATCAACATGTCAAAAACACAGTATTTCCTCATGAGAAATCTCCATTTTAACACCATTTTTATGCTTTTCTATCACTACTAAGCTTAAAACTAACATAAAACTTTAACATCCATACCTTATTCTCTTGAAACCAAATTTTAACTTGACTTTCTCTCCCCTCCAACTTCtattttcttgaatctaacttgatattctagctccctatagtcttcttaatatttttctctcttgatggctatggaaattctttttatttctaagtgaaaatggtagattttttataaaaggaccaaattgtaaagaaaagaaaatttctttctttcttttcttcatctCACGTTAGTAGCATGGAAAGATGGAagagaattcttcatctttctttccttatatactaaataaaaattaataaaatataaataaatgtcaaatcaaaatattaataaactaatatttatttaattaatctaaaatatcaccaacatcatcattactcttcaaaattatcttccttgctaaatgaccattttgcccctc contains:
- the LOC107921186 gene encoding uncharacterized protein, which produces MSTTDRGFATLFEFNLSKLYLSQGLAPRKKQRMCFRLTMLSRISCCYPEPVVPIRRGNGSANSNEKKGENWRLDSKNSLHRVRVLASPAMSFASAQSRFSSKQQKFYPQCTPRNSGPQSRDTLPTRDTGIANEEDWGISLLNENVNESGTNEDGSTWYRQSGEDLGENGYLRRWTMMGGKSHDGSSEWMETWWETSDWSGYKELGVEKSGRNAEGDSWWETWQELLHQDQWSNLAHIEKSAQKQAKSGSENAGWHEKWWEKYDAKGWTEKGAHKYGRLNEQSWWEKWGEHYDGRGSVLKWTDKWAKTEVGTRWGDKWEEKFFAGVGSRQGETWHVSASGDRWSRTWGEEHFGNGKVHKYGKSTTGESWDLIVHEETYYEAEPHYGWADVVGDSSQLLTIQPRPRPPSVFPNLEFGSSPPQLDDQT